A single window of Rhodococcus jostii RHA1 DNA harbors:
- a CDS encoding ATP-grasp domain-containing protein, producing MKLLILHRVPYSFIEYHRVIDHGIHDVVYVGSSAQLATVPPELPCTRVERPGRAGLAEEVRTLFSPDDAFDRVISVSQYEMMEAAQIRRSLGVEGVSPEQVHIVNDKVAMKAAVAGCGLRVPRFVRCDEALTASSADVTPWAGKTVLKPLDGTASKDVFVFATYADAGTAILNHPTGLEDWDPERFQLEEYVEGPIFHFDGVMLAGAPVAIVASRYLGTCLEFAQGVPQGSIQVDDDGGRCKVAVEYLRAVGIDNGPFHLEMIEAADGMVFLEVGARPGGGHIKETFRLATGIDLVAAGLACNLDWSPLEINPLKRWFESTASSTVYGDFMFPGHLLPSRYCAISGGERFQAHPDVVRWKELDAGASLPETVSYFDFELPVSGIVAGRSSSEVTSLIREILTTVQVVPIEQPTQCPTTG from the coding sequence ATGAAACTGCTCATTCTCCATCGCGTTCCGTATTCCTTCATCGAATACCATCGTGTAATCGATCATGGAATTCACGATGTCGTCTACGTGGGCTCGAGTGCGCAACTTGCGACCGTGCCGCCCGAACTTCCTTGCACGAGGGTTGAACGCCCGGGTCGAGCGGGTCTGGCCGAGGAAGTTCGCACCCTGTTCTCCCCCGACGATGCCTTCGACCGAGTCATCAGCGTCTCCCAGTACGAGATGATGGAGGCAGCGCAGATAAGACGGAGCCTCGGAGTAGAAGGAGTATCACCGGAGCAGGTCCACATCGTGAACGACAAGGTAGCGATGAAAGCCGCAGTCGCAGGATGCGGACTTCGCGTGCCCAGATTTGTTCGCTGCGATGAGGCGCTCACCGCTTCCTCCGCCGATGTCACTCCCTGGGCTGGGAAGACGGTGCTCAAACCACTCGATGGAACCGCCAGCAAGGATGTTTTCGTTTTCGCCACCTACGCTGACGCCGGCACTGCGATTCTCAACCACCCTACGGGTCTGGAGGACTGGGATCCGGAACGCTTCCAGCTCGAAGAATATGTGGAGGGGCCGATCTTCCACTTCGATGGCGTGATGCTTGCCGGTGCGCCGGTGGCGATCGTCGCCAGCAGATATCTGGGCACTTGCCTCGAGTTTGCCCAGGGAGTTCCGCAGGGATCGATTCAAGTCGACGACGACGGTGGGCGTTGCAAGGTAGCGGTCGAGTACCTTCGGGCCGTGGGTATCGACAATGGCCCATTCCATCTCGAAATGATTGAGGCCGCAGATGGAATGGTTTTCCTGGAGGTCGGCGCCCGCCCTGGCGGCGGACATATCAAGGAGACATTCAGGCTTGCCACAGGCATCGACTTGGTCGCGGCCGGTTTGGCCTGCAACCTCGATTGGTCACCTCTCGAAATCAATCCACTGAAACGGTGGTTCGAAAGTACGGCGAGCAGTACGGTCTACGGGGATTTCATGTTCCCGGGTCACCTGCTTCCGTCGCGGTACTGCGCGATATCGGGTGGAGAACGGTTTCAGGCCCACCCAGACGTTGTTCGATGGAAGGAGCTGGATGCGGGCGCTTCTCTTCCGGAGACCGTGAGCTATTTCGATTTCGAATTGCCCGTCAGCGGCATCGTCGCCGGCCGGTCGAGCTCTGAAGTGACCTCACTCATTCGCGAAATCCTGACGACCGTGCAAGTCGTACCGATTGAGCAGCCCACGCAATGCCCCACAACTGGCTGA
- a CDS encoding methyltransferase: MYFDFRDKPDRLCVKEMVHGYNISSCLFVAVELELADLLAAGPMALADLAQRSGTDPDALKRILRLLMSAGIFSVDEQDRCALTPRAEFLRRDNPESIASEVELFAGAETYLAWSELLQCARTGQTGFGQFFGKSLFEYLAEHPDSAQRFHLGWHEISIRAGLETAEAIDFTDNRHVVDVGGGYGIVTAQLLHKHDHLRGTIYDLEFSLARAGHTLREYGVDERCGIVPGDGFTEVPGGGDVHLLKSVLHTMNDDDSVRVLINCANALEPGGRILVLERVISGDGGYVWGNVVDVAMLVMTGGRERTIQDYARLYERAGLELTGSTLLPCGFSVIEGRK; the protein is encoded by the coding sequence ATGTATTTCGACTTCCGTGACAAGCCCGACCGTCTCTGTGTCAAAGAAATGGTTCATGGCTACAACATATCCAGCTGCTTGTTCGTAGCCGTCGAGCTGGAGCTCGCCGATCTGCTGGCGGCGGGCCCAATGGCGCTTGCCGACCTCGCCCAACGAAGCGGCACTGATCCCGATGCGCTGAAGCGGATCCTCCGCCTACTCATGAGCGCGGGGATCTTCTCCGTGGACGAGCAGGACAGATGCGCACTCACGCCGCGAGCCGAATTCTTGCGCAGGGATAATCCGGAATCGATCGCAAGCGAGGTGGAGCTCTTTGCCGGCGCAGAAACGTACCTGGCCTGGAGTGAGCTGCTCCAATGCGCACGTACGGGACAGACAGGATTCGGCCAGTTCTTCGGCAAATCCCTCTTCGAGTACCTGGCCGAGCACCCCGACTCCGCCCAGCGCTTCCATCTGGGCTGGCACGAGATCTCGATCCGCGCCGGTCTCGAGACCGCGGAAGCGATCGATTTCACGGACAATCGGCACGTCGTCGATGTCGGCGGTGGCTACGGCATCGTGACCGCCCAGCTGTTGCACAAACACGATCATCTGCGGGGCACGATTTACGACTTGGAGTTCTCGCTGGCCAGGGCCGGTCACACGTTGCGGGAATATGGCGTCGATGAGCGGTGTGGCATTGTGCCCGGCGACGGTTTCACAGAGGTGCCTGGCGGGGGCGACGTCCACCTGCTCAAGAGCGTTCTCCACACGATGAACGACGACGACTCGGTACGCGTCCTCATCAATTGCGCGAACGCACTCGAGCCCGGCGGCAGGATCCTGGTCCTGGAGCGGGTGATCAGCGGGGACGGCGGATACGTCTGGGGAAATGTGGTGGACGTCGCCATGCTGGTCATGACGGGCGGCCGGGAGCGAACGATTCAGGACTACGCGCGCCTATACGAGCGCGCAGGCCTCGAACTCACCGGCAGTACGCTCCTGCCCTGCGGCTTCAGCGTAATCGAGGGCCGGAAGTGA
- a CDS encoding alpha/beta fold hydrolase: protein MAGESALHDEGGTGQQILLLHGLMGSARTWGRHVPWLREHGHVFTFDAAGHGRPAPSRLTTEAFVADLAAALAPFAEPWVVIGHSMGALHAWCLAAEHPEKVSALVLEDMAPDFRGRTAADWAAMISNWPQPFATREDLFEFFGPVAGQYFLDSFEQRADGWYLHGDVDTFRDISEEWGGRHFWDQWASITVPALLIEGEFTITPDGQMRTMAERHPGAEYVRIEDAGHLVHDDQPEQYRKVVEEFLHGLG, encoded by the coding sequence GTGGCAGGTGAGAGTGCGTTGCACGACGAGGGTGGGACGGGGCAGCAGATTCTGCTGTTGCACGGGCTGATGGGCAGCGCGCGGACCTGGGGTCGGCACGTGCCGTGGTTGCGCGAGCACGGCCACGTCTTCACGTTCGACGCCGCAGGTCACGGCAGGCCCGCACCGTCGCGGTTGACGACGGAAGCGTTCGTGGCAGATCTGGCCGCCGCACTCGCGCCCTTCGCCGAGCCGTGGGTGGTGATCGGTCATTCGATGGGCGCCCTGCACGCGTGGTGCCTGGCGGCCGAACACCCCGAGAAGGTGTCGGCGCTCGTGCTCGAAGACATGGCCCCCGACTTCCGGGGCCGGACCGCCGCGGACTGGGCGGCGATGATCTCGAACTGGCCGCAGCCGTTCGCGACACGGGAAGACCTCTTCGAGTTCTTCGGTCCGGTTGCCGGACAGTACTTCCTGGACTCGTTCGAGCAGCGCGCCGACGGCTGGTACCTACACGGGGACGTCGACACGTTCCGCGACATCTCCGAGGAGTGGGGCGGCAGGCACTTCTGGGACCAGTGGGCGTCGATCACCGTTCCTGCCCTGCTGATCGAGGGGGAGTTCACGATCACCCCCGACGGTCAGATGCGGACCATGGCGGAGCGGCATCCCGGCGCCGAGTACGTCCGCATCGAGGACGCCGGGCACCTCGTCCACGACGACCAGCCGGAGCAGTACCGGAAAGTGGTCGAGGAGTTCCTCCACGGGCTGGGCTGA
- a CDS encoding ATP-grasp domain-containing protein, which produces MAHILIVGGHDETFRRIEDLPVELSVFQNSESVTARQARRAHRLCVFDYRNQAEALSMAQELHEVEPVDAVVSFTEHGLMPAAVIKEALGIKGNAREAVRLTRDKIAMREHLAGRDLGAVLTRSCDSASEVRSFLRSVGGPIIVKPAEGAGSSGVFRVSSLDQVESAFACSRGECPGPTLVEEFIDGPEYSVESFTTDGRHDIIAVTAKTTTGPPRYIETGHLMPAALAASALAELRRLVTDFLSSIGHSFGPAHTEVRIGSAGPRIIEGNTRPGGDFIWELVHRAMGRDLVRESICHLAGLPPQSRAPGRGAGCVAFFGYENVVIERVQGIEAARQVEGVIRLQCSLEPGQHLGPLRSSADRQGVIVAVGTDLVDAERRLAEAQARIRVETSAYVDLVLSATGVADG; this is translated from the coding sequence ATGGCTCACATTTTGATCGTCGGCGGACATGACGAGACTTTCCGAAGGATCGAAGATCTACCGGTCGAGCTGTCTGTGTTTCAGAATTCCGAATCGGTCACCGCGCGGCAGGCCAGGCGCGCCCACCGGCTGTGCGTATTCGATTACCGCAACCAGGCAGAGGCGCTCAGCATGGCGCAGGAGCTGCACGAGGTTGAACCCGTCGATGCCGTCGTGTCATTCACCGAGCACGGCCTCATGCCGGCCGCCGTGATCAAAGAGGCATTGGGCATCAAGGGCAATGCGCGGGAAGCCGTCCGGTTGACCCGCGACAAGATCGCCATGCGCGAGCACCTGGCCGGCCGTGATCTCGGAGCTGTGCTGACCCGAAGCTGCGATTCGGCCTCCGAGGTACGGAGCTTTCTTCGGTCAGTGGGCGGCCCGATCATCGTCAAGCCGGCTGAAGGCGCCGGCAGCTCCGGTGTTTTTCGCGTCTCCAGCCTTGACCAGGTCGAATCCGCATTCGCCTGCTCTCGCGGCGAGTGCCCCGGGCCGACCCTCGTCGAAGAGTTCATCGACGGCCCCGAATACAGCGTCGAATCCTTCACCACGGATGGCCGGCACGACATCATCGCGGTGACCGCAAAAACCACCACCGGCCCGCCACGGTATATCGAAACCGGTCATCTGATGCCGGCCGCGCTCGCGGCATCGGCCCTTGCCGAGCTCCGCCGTCTCGTCACCGATTTCCTCAGTTCGATCGGTCATTCCTTCGGGCCGGCTCATACCGAAGTGCGTATCGGTTCGGCCGGGCCCCGGATCATCGAGGGCAATACCCGTCCTGGAGGCGATTTCATTTGGGAGCTGGTGCACCGTGCGATGGGTCGCGATCTGGTCCGGGAGTCGATCTGTCATCTTGCCGGGCTGCCGCCGCAATCGCGAGCACCCGGGCGCGGTGCAGGCTGCGTCGCATTCTTTGGTTACGAGAATGTGGTGATCGAACGCGTGCAGGGCATCGAAGCCGCGCGTCAGGTCGAGGGGGTCATCCGGTTGCAGTGTTCTCTCGAACCAGGGCAACACCTCGGTCCACTCCGGTCCTCTGCGGATCGTCAAGGTGTCATAGTCGCGGTCGGCACTGATCTCGTGGACGCCGAGCGCCGCTTGGCTGAGGCGCAGGCTCGGATTCGGGTGGAGACGAGCGCCTACGTAGATCTCGTACTATCTGCCACTGGTGTGGCTGATGGTTGA
- a CDS encoding cupin domain-containing protein gives MHIIARSALETINEAVVGGSVHNLGVVKIFSQHPQLAQFIPASSNLAISWVRLECGEVLAVHKHPEPSLILICEGSGRTMGSAEQEVGAGDMILVPGDSWHGFEGTRDGFWALSIQFNGKALYEDAEKPNAVFAGEVPNRAAVLLADNEKYLQQFGTSSLLRLIDDPSFDDPHVRERLLDCQQTWSDVFQDLLHLRVAMTTDTAHKQVALDHLVEELGHNDNLRNQRGSAHAPVTDETFVSTMEWFRHQMLYRSDMVRTLLMHVVLEGSGEIWHREAARAFPAIPHFQEHGEDDGQHVSMGIDLLDRATPAEIRELREALAEGWKMITQLCDRIASIALADTAVPTYSTC, from the coding sequence ATGCACATAATCGCCAGAAGCGCACTCGAGACGATCAACGAAGCCGTTGTCGGCGGGAGCGTCCACAACCTGGGTGTCGTCAAGATATTCAGCCAACACCCTCAGTTGGCGCAATTCATTCCTGCCTCCAGCAATTTGGCGATCAGCTGGGTCAGGTTGGAGTGCGGTGAGGTGCTGGCGGTGCACAAGCACCCGGAGCCCAGTCTGATCCTGATCTGCGAGGGTTCCGGACGAACGATGGGCAGTGCTGAGCAGGAGGTCGGTGCGGGAGACATGATCCTCGTCCCCGGCGACTCCTGGCACGGCTTCGAAGGAACCCGGGACGGTTTCTGGGCGCTCTCGATCCAGTTCAACGGCAAGGCACTCTACGAGGACGCCGAGAAGCCCAACGCGGTGTTTGCAGGCGAGGTACCGAATCGGGCGGCTGTGCTCCTGGCGGACAACGAGAAGTACCTGCAGCAATTTGGTACCAGCAGCCTGTTGCGGCTGATCGATGACCCCTCGTTCGACGACCCCCACGTTCGGGAACGGCTGCTCGACTGCCAGCAGACCTGGTCGGACGTGTTTCAGGACCTGCTGCACCTGCGTGTCGCGATGACCACCGATACGGCGCACAAGCAGGTGGCGCTCGACCATCTGGTCGAGGAACTGGGCCATAACGACAACCTGCGCAACCAACGGGGATCAGCGCACGCGCCGGTCACCGATGAGACGTTCGTATCGACAATGGAGTGGTTCAGGCATCAAATGCTGTACCGGAGCGACATGGTGCGCACTCTGCTGATGCATGTGGTGCTTGAAGGTAGTGGCGAAATCTGGCACCGGGAAGCGGCGCGAGCGTTTCCGGCAATTCCGCACTTCCAAGAACACGGAGAAGACGACGGCCAGCACGTGAGTATGGGGATCGATCTGCTCGATCGCGCAACGCCGGCCGAGATTCGAGAACTCCGCGAAGCACTCGCCGAGGGATGGAAGATGATCACGCAATTGTGCGACAGAATCGCGTCGATCGCCCTGGCCGACACGGCGGTCCCCACGTACTCCACATGCTGA
- a CDS encoding aminotransferase class IV, with amino-acid sequence METEMISEIAWADGRCVRFDEVILSPATHGLSYATSVFDGIRTYGGSIFKCDDHIARLRRSAELFGHTVHYSNADLADACHELVRANDLADAYIKCLVFYDDTDVSFKAQGSSSKVVLFALPFPSNSAAEQYRLSTATWRRAPASCHPYQAKTSSTYALSYLSHRGRADGYDDVLFLSTADAVCESSGSNVFFVKGNALFTPTAELALDGITRRVIIDELCPRLKLSVTERDIAYDEIGSFDAAFLCGTAIEIMEVSGIDEIRYAKSAVVDAIATEYRHLTNGRSAIR; translated from the coding sequence ATGGAGACTGAGATGATCAGCGAAATAGCCTGGGCAGATGGAAGATGCGTGCGATTCGACGAGGTGATCCTGTCACCTGCCACCCATGGGTTGTCCTATGCCACCTCGGTGTTCGACGGTATCCGCACATACGGCGGCAGCATCTTCAAATGCGACGACCACATAGCGAGGTTGCGACGGTCCGCCGAGTTGTTCGGGCACACCGTGCACTATTCGAATGCGGACTTGGCCGACGCGTGCCACGAATTGGTGAGGGCCAACGATCTGGCCGATGCGTACATCAAGTGCTTGGTCTTCTATGACGACACCGATGTGAGTTTCAAGGCGCAGGGCTCTTCCAGCAAGGTGGTCCTGTTCGCCCTGCCCTTTCCTTCGAATTCGGCCGCGGAGCAATATCGGCTCTCGACGGCAACGTGGCGGCGTGCACCCGCCTCGTGCCACCCGTATCAGGCGAAAACGTCGTCTACCTACGCGTTGAGCTACTTGAGCCACCGCGGGCGGGCCGACGGCTACGATGATGTGCTCTTCCTCTCGACAGCCGACGCTGTGTGCGAGTCGAGCGGCTCGAACGTGTTCTTCGTCAAGGGAAACGCATTGTTCACGCCGACTGCCGAATTGGCCCTCGACGGAATTACCCGAAGGGTGATAATCGATGAGCTGTGTCCGCGACTGAAGCTCTCGGTAACGGAACGCGACATCGCCTACGACGAGATCGGATCGTTCGACGCCGCGTTTCTGTGCGGGACTGCGATCGAAATCATGGAGGTTTCCGGCATCGACGAGATCCGGTATGCGAAGTCCGCAGTGGTCGATGCGATTGCAACCGAGTATCGGCACTTGACCAACGGCCGGTCCGCGATCCGATGA
- a CDS encoding antibiotic biosynthesis monooxygenase family protein: protein MAVVKINAIEIPEGSGPELEKRFAARAHAVENSPGFLGFQLLRPVKGENRYFVVTQWESEEAFAAWRDGPAREAHAGEQKKPVASGASLLEFEVVLDVAAANKG, encoded by the coding sequence ATGGCAGTGGTAAAGATCAACGCAATCGAAATCCCCGAGGGCTCAGGCCCCGAACTCGAGAAGCGCTTCGCAGCGCGCGCGCACGCCGTGGAGAACTCCCCCGGCTTCCTCGGATTCCAGCTTCTGCGCCCCGTCAAGGGCGAGAACCGCTACTTCGTCGTCACCCAGTGGGAGAGCGAAGAGGCATTCGCGGCGTGGCGCGACGGTCCGGCCCGGGAAGCACACGCGGGTGAGCAGAAGAAGCCGGTGGCGTCCGGAGCGTCTCTGCTGGAGTTCGAGGTCGTTCTCGACGTCGCGGCAGCGAACAAGGGCTGA
- a CDS encoding ATP-binding cassette domain-containing protein, giving the protein MLSVLRKVVWFEVPKPRTRLDPVPNASHLARWQRWCDAAQRDSVNALRGERLSRSVFGGLRRDIMLGLVAIAVNAGCAFGAAITLKSLIQHLVTGDSALTTNLTLGITCIVLTYLAWLALNHTFMQADVVGIGARTYIEQRLLHKKRSIAPSDQPADLVTLLDREAARVENAWSGIIFIILALATITFTSAYFFVALGLSALAALSVILVSSAVIYWNAKQLNAAHAALSATAADRIEVGLFSLNNRLLAWLKNWNDELFRRYADKRDGEERALLKAARLIARINLISTLTPIVAMLAAVFTQLAHVGYVDPAGLLSTMALVGGLKSVANNIPFIVQSLSQGIVGHTNVAKYLSSPHSLDTDATATRLPATTAKHIAVVGAAGSGKTSVLKIGARHSSQVNSKTFFVPDEPWIFPGGLYENLCLYRSEFTDDEARRALALSRLPGTFYGDYLSSKSRDRTEGWNVSRGQGKRLELARAILAEPKFVYLDQPTAGLDDDLANGLLASLLRGPWHDTTVIYATDKPDEKDAADEIWVVAGGEVVEVMRNLTPRAANPARERKRLLAPEDRSVARRPQGVDRAELSTSSRRSLMSLGVAKVAVVACVLFACRDVLTIVGDYTAASGISTTNARTAATTLIAALSAGALLSIFTSLFIVKRSIVAASRKCRNYFSTVMSPKPRPAFDEVDQDYQSKLTWDQRRIDELLPEVLLNTLGAVTLLLTTAAFVLSKNIFVLLPLVGMCFAYWHSSKRSGRRLQDFNDREIGTTSTVLERVEAITWSSARFDLARDNSALVNWLNKSLMNRAFASMDNAGARRWFNYKLDLMGVLFLSVVVGSTVFVQAGGGSGLSGVLALSLSYSLIAVFARVGRCLVDLRQVLDSADRLLTPPTGPAQCWTRSAVEDAALVSFSEVTYVAPHTGAVLLEELSESFASRDVVVVMGPSGVGKSTFAKLVVGSLQPTTGVLSTLGRTTGYVSNSHAEDILLLTSSPIFKPGRLIEHFNSPLPLELARVVDYLDVADVVGRLPSGFDEPVPATGQLNLSKTELQRLALLDLLINRPAVAILDEATSELSTTAELSILQAVISALPDTLFFIITHNPELTELANRVFHFNGQRRLLEDSGQSHTTADRNWNGQEEDHGMAAPTRCVL; this is encoded by the coding sequence ATGCTGAGCGTCCTCAGGAAAGTCGTCTGGTTCGAGGTTCCCAAACCCCGAACTCGACTCGACCCTGTGCCCAACGCCTCGCACCTTGCCAGATGGCAGCGGTGGTGTGACGCGGCGCAGCGGGACAGCGTGAACGCGCTCCGAGGCGAGCGACTGAGCAGATCCGTCTTCGGCGGACTTCGTCGTGACATCATGCTCGGGCTCGTGGCCATCGCGGTCAATGCAGGATGCGCCTTCGGTGCTGCGATCACGCTGAAATCGCTTATCCAGCACCTCGTCACCGGCGATTCAGCACTCACGACGAACCTCACGCTTGGTATCACCTGCATCGTGCTGACCTACTTGGCGTGGCTTGCATTGAATCACACCTTCATGCAAGCCGACGTGGTAGGCATCGGAGCCCGGACATACATCGAACAAAGGCTGCTGCACAAGAAACGCAGCATTGCCCCTTCCGACCAACCGGCCGACCTGGTCACCCTTCTGGACCGGGAGGCAGCACGCGTCGAAAATGCTTGGTCGGGAATCATTTTCATCATTTTGGCACTCGCAACCATCACCTTTACCTCCGCGTACTTCTTCGTGGCGTTGGGACTGAGCGCTCTGGCGGCCCTGTCGGTGATTCTCGTCAGTTCCGCGGTGATCTACTGGAACGCCAAACAATTGAATGCCGCGCACGCTGCACTGTCGGCGACGGCGGCAGATCGCATCGAAGTCGGCCTGTTTTCGCTGAACAATCGCCTGCTCGCGTGGCTCAAGAACTGGAACGACGAACTCTTTCGGCGCTATGCCGACAAGCGAGATGGCGAGGAGCGCGCGCTCCTGAAAGCGGCGCGTCTCATCGCGCGGATCAACCTCATATCGACACTCACTCCGATCGTTGCCATGCTTGCCGCGGTGTTTACCCAGCTGGCCCACGTTGGTTACGTCGATCCAGCAGGCCTGTTGTCCACAATGGCGCTGGTCGGAGGCTTGAAATCCGTCGCCAACAATATCCCCTTCATTGTTCAGAGTCTGTCCCAGGGCATTGTCGGGCACACCAACGTTGCGAAGTATCTATCCAGTCCGCACTCGCTGGACACCGATGCGACCGCAACGCGCCTACCGGCAACAACGGCGAAGCACATCGCCGTCGTCGGCGCCGCAGGCAGTGGCAAGACGTCCGTTCTGAAAATCGGTGCACGCCACAGCAGCCAGGTGAACAGCAAAACGTTCTTCGTACCGGATGAACCGTGGATATTCCCTGGCGGGCTCTACGAGAATTTGTGTCTCTATCGAAGCGAATTCACCGACGACGAGGCCCGTCGAGCCTTGGCACTGTCCCGACTTCCCGGAACCTTCTACGGCGACTACCTCTCGAGCAAGTCACGCGACCGGACCGAGGGCTGGAACGTGTCCCGCGGGCAGGGGAAGCGGCTGGAACTGGCACGGGCAATACTGGCCGAACCGAAGTTCGTTTACCTGGATCAGCCCACAGCAGGGCTGGACGACGACCTGGCGAATGGGCTGTTGGCCTCCCTTCTGCGCGGGCCGTGGCACGACACCACGGTCATTTATGCAACGGACAAGCCCGATGAAAAAGATGCTGCAGACGAGATATGGGTAGTGGCCGGAGGCGAAGTCGTGGAGGTGATGCGAAACCTCACACCACGTGCGGCGAACCCTGCTCGAGAACGCAAAAGGCTTCTCGCTCCAGAGGATCGGTCGGTCGCTCGCCGTCCCCAGGGCGTGGACCGAGCGGAACTCTCGACTTCGTCACGCCGCAGTCTGATGAGCCTGGGCGTCGCGAAGGTCGCGGTTGTCGCATGCGTCCTGTTTGCGTGCCGCGACGTTCTGACGATTGTCGGTGACTACACAGCTGCCAGCGGAATTTCGACCACGAATGCGCGGACAGCAGCGACAACCCTCATCGCCGCACTGTCCGCCGGGGCCCTCCTGTCGATTTTCACCTCCCTGTTCATAGTCAAACGCAGCATCGTGGCGGCATCCCGCAAATGTCGGAATTACTTCTCGACCGTCATGAGTCCAAAGCCCAGGCCGGCCTTCGACGAGGTCGATCAGGACTATCAGAGCAAACTGACCTGGGATCAACGACGTATCGACGAACTTCTGCCAGAAGTACTTCTGAATACGCTGGGTGCGGTTACATTGCTGCTCACGACCGCCGCGTTCGTATTGAGCAAGAACATTTTCGTCCTGCTGCCCCTTGTCGGGATGTGCTTCGCCTACTGGCACAGTTCGAAGCGATCGGGAAGGCGACTGCAGGACTTCAACGATAGAGAGATCGGTACGACGTCGACCGTGTTGGAGCGGGTCGAGGCCATTACCTGGAGCTCAGCGAGATTCGACTTGGCACGCGACAACTCGGCCCTCGTCAATTGGCTGAACAAGAGTTTGATGAATCGCGCCTTCGCTTCGATGGACAATGCGGGCGCGCGCCGCTGGTTCAATTACAAGCTCGATTTGATGGGTGTGCTCTTCCTGTCGGTCGTCGTCGGTTCAACTGTGTTTGTCCAGGCCGGCGGCGGATCCGGTCTCAGCGGTGTTCTCGCGCTCAGTCTCTCGTACAGCCTCATCGCTGTCTTCGCCCGAGTGGGCCGTTGCCTGGTGGACCTCAGACAGGTTCTCGACAGCGCGGATCGTCTCCTCACGCCTCCGACCGGCCCGGCGCAGTGCTGGACCCGCTCAGCAGTTGAAGACGCAGCGCTCGTATCGTTTTCGGAGGTAACGTACGTCGCGCCGCACACCGGGGCGGTGCTACTGGAAGAGCTTTCCGAGTCCTTTGCCAGCCGAGACGTCGTGGTCGTCATGGGCCCGAGCGGGGTCGGTAAGTCGACATTTGCGAAGCTGGTTGTGGGCAGTCTGCAGCCGACAACAGGCGTCCTCTCGACATTGGGCCGGACGACGGGATACGTCTCGAATTCCCACGCCGAAGACATCCTCCTCCTGACGTCGAGTCCGATCTTCAAGCCAGGCAGATTGATCGAACACTTCAACAGCCCGTTACCGCTCGAATTGGCTCGCGTCGTCGACTATCTCGACGTGGCAGACGTCGTCGGGCGACTACCGTCCGGATTCGACGAGCCCGTCCCTGCCACCGGTCAGTTGAATCTGAGCAAGACGGAACTGCAGCGGCTGGCGCTCCTCGACCTGTTGATCAATCGCCCGGCGGTCGCAATTCTCGACGAAGCGACTTCCGAGTTGAGTACAACAGCGGAGCTCTCGATATTGCAGGCCGTGATCTCTGCCTTGCCGGACACGCTCTTCTTCATCATCACGCACAATCCCGAGCTGACCGAACTTGCCAACCGAGTCTTCCACTTCAACGGCCAGCGACGCCTCCTCGAGGATTCTGGCCAGTCGCACACGACAGCCGATCGGAACTGGAATGGACAGGAGGAAGACCATGGAATGGCTGCCCCAACGCGATGCGTTCTGTAA